Proteins encoded together in one Urocitellus parryii isolate mUroPar1 chromosome 3, mUroPar1.hap1, whole genome shotgun sequence window:
- the Rab5a gene encoding ras-related protein Rab-5A, translating into MANRGATRPNGPNTGNKICQFKLVLLGESAVGKSSLVLRFVKGQFHEFQESTIGAAFLTQTVCLDDTTVKFEIWDTAGQERYHSLAPMYYRGAQAAIVVYDITNEESFARAKNWVKELQRQASPNIVIALSGNKADLANKRAVDFQEAQSYADDNSLLFMETSAKTSMNVNEIFMAIAKKLPKNEPQNPGANSTRGRGVDLTEPTQPTRSQCCSN; encoded by the exons ATGGCTAATCGAGGAGCAACAAGACCAAATGGGCCAAacactggaaataaaatatgcCAGTTCAAACTAGTACTTCTGGGAGAGTCTGCTGTTGGCAAATCAAGTCTAGTCCTTCGTTTCGTGAAAGGCCAGTTTCATGAATTTCAAGAGAGTACTATTGGGG ctgcttTTCTGACCCAAACTGTGTGTCTTGATGACACAACGGTAAAGTTTGAAATATGGGATACAGCTGGTCAAGAACGATACCACAGCTTAGCACCAATGTACTACAGAGGAGCACAAGCAGCCATAGTTGTATATGATATCACAAATGAG GAATCCTTTGCAAGAGCCAAAAACTGGGTTAAAGAACTTCAGAGGCAAGCAAGTCCCAACATTGTAATAGCTTTATCAGGAAACAAGGCTGATCTAGCAAATAAAAGAGCTGTAGATTTCCAG GAAGCACAGTCCTATGCAGATGACAACAGTTTATTATTCATGGAGACATCAGCTAAAACATCAATGAATGTAAATGAAATATTCATGGCAATAG CTAAAAAGTTGCCAAAGAATGAACCACAGAATCCAGGAGCAAATTCTACTAGAGGAAGAGGAGTAGACCTTACTGAACCTACACAACCAACCAGGAGTCAATGTTGTAGTAACTAA